CGATCTGGAACGAGTCTGGGGGGCGTTCGAACAGATCGACGGTTCCCGCGCACGCGAACGCGAAGGCACCGGGCTCGGCCTCGCGCTGACGAAGAAGCTCGTCGAACTCCACGGCGGACGCATCGAGGTGACGAGCCCGGGGCGCGGTCGCGGCGCGACGTTCGAATTCGCCATCCCCATCGTCGAATCGGCCCTGCCCATGGTGACGTCGTCGCGAAACGACCGCCACGTCCGAGCGCACCGGCGTGATAAAACGCCCCTTGTGCTGATTGTCGAGGATGATCCCAACGCGCGCGAACTGCTCACGCAGTACATCACGACGGGCGGGTATCGCGTGGCCGTCGCGCGCGACGGCGAGGAAGCTCTGCGCCTGGCCCGCGAACTGAATCCCGATGCCGTGACGCTCGACATGATGCTGCCGCGGATCGACGGGATGGGCGTGCTCGCCAGCCTGAAAGCCGACCCCGCGACGTCGGACATTCCCATCGTCGTGGTTTCGGTGACGGAAAAAAATCAGCTCGCGTTTACGCTGGGCGTCGCCGAGTGGTTCGTGAAACCGGTGGACGAGAAGAGACTGCTCGACACGCTTCGCCGGCTCTGCGTCGCGAACGGACGCGAAACGCTGCGCGTGCTGGTGACGGACGACGATCCCGCCACGGTCGAATGCCTGACGGCGCTGTTCACCGGCGAGGGATACGAAGTGGAAGGCGTGAACGGCGGCGCGCAGTGCCTCGATTCGGCGCGGCGCGCCCCCCCCGACGTCATCATTCTCGATCTGATGATGCCGGGCATGAGCGGCTTCGACGTGGTGGACCGACTTCAGGCCGATCCCCGCATGAAGGACGTGCCGGTCGTCGTTTACACGGCGATGACCCTTTCGGCGGACGACCGGGCGCGACTGGGCCGTCGCGTCCAGGCCGTGACGCCGAAGCCGAGGCAAACCGATCTTCTGGAGGAGCTGGCGAAGGCGCGGAGCCTGAAGCGACAAAATCCGGAAACCTGAAACGGCGCGAAGCGGAGACGTGAGGCGACGATGACGCGCGCGACGATCCTCGTCATCGAGGACAACGACCTGAACATGATGCTGACGACCGACTTGCTCGAGATCGCCGGCTACGCGGTCGTTCAGGCGATCGATGCGGAAACCGGCATCGAAATGGCGCGCGAAAAACGCCCCGATCTCATCCTCATGGATCTCGCCCTGCCGCGCATTGACGGGTTGACGGCCGTTCGTCTGCTCAAAGAAGACCCTCGCACGCGCGACATCCCCGTCGTCGCCCTCACCGCCCACGCCATGCTCGGCGACGAACGCAAGGCGCTCGACGCGGGCTGCGCGGGGTATATCGCCAAGCCGATTGACGCCAACCGCTTTCCCGCGAAAATCGCAGAGTACCTGAAACGCGGGACGTCATGACGGAAAATGCCCGACAACGCATTCTGGTCGTCGACGACGAAGAGGTGAATCGGGAAATCTTCGAGGCGATGCTTTCGCCGTTCGGGTACGACGTGACAACCGCGCGCGACGGAGCCGAAGCGCTGGAGCGCGTCGCCGACCTTCGCTCCGATCTCATTTTGCTCGACATCATGATGCCCCGCATGGACGGCTTTCGCGTCCTGCGCCGCCTCAAGGAGAGCGAAGAGACGCGCGGGATTCCCGTGGTGGTGGTGACGGCGCTCGGCGGCACGCAGGACCGCGTCGAGGCGTACAACCTCGGGGCCGATGACTTCCTGGGCAAACCGGTCGATCAGCTCGAACTGCGTGCGCGGGTGCGTTCGCTGCTCAAGGTCAAGGCGTACAACGACCACATGAAAGCGTACCAGCGGGAGCTCGAGGTCGCCGTCGAGCGGCGCACGCGCGAACTGGAGAAGGCGCTGTCGACCGTGAAGACCGCGTCGCTCGACACGATCCTGCGCCTGTCCCGCGCAGCGGAGTACAAGGACGGGGAGACATTCACGCACGTGCTTCGCGTCAGCCACTACTCGCGGGCGATCGCGCGGCTGCTCGGACTCGACGAAGCCACCTGCGAGGCGATCCTCTACTCGTCGCCGATGCACGACATCGGCAAGATCGGCATCCCCGATCACATCCTGCTCAAACCCGGCGATCTCACGGATGAAGAGGAACAGATCATGCGCCGCCACACGATGATCGGCGGCAAGATCCTCGAAAAATCCAGCGTCGATCTCATCCGCTACGCCGAGGTCATCGCGCGCGCGCACCATGAACGGTGGGACGGGTCCGGCTATCCCGTCGGGCTCGCCGGCGAGGACATTCCGCTCGCGGCGCGCATCACCGCGCTCGCCGACGTGTTCGACGCCCTGAGCACCGAGCGCAGCTACAAGCGCGCGTACGAGATCGACGAGTGCGTGGCGTATGTGCGCGACGAGCGGGGCCGACACTTCGACCCGCGCATCGTGGACGCGTTTCTGGATGGGCTCGACATCATCCGCGACATCCACGGGCGCTATTCGACCACGCGGGCCGACCTTTTCGACGAGTGGCGTCAGGGAACGTGATGCGCGGGCGCCAAGCGGCGCGTTTCCCTTGCGAAATGCCGGGCGCAAGCCTAGGCTGAGCGGCGATTTACCCGGATCTCCTCCGGTTCGCGGGAAGGCCATGCCCCGAATTTTCATCGCGGTATTCATGTCGATGGCGGCGATTTCGATTGCGTCCGCCGACTCCGCTCCCCAGCTTTTTCATGTCGATGTCCACGCCCCGAGCCGTGCCGAACGTGGCGAGATCGCGCGCATGGGATTCGATCTCGAGGGCGTCGATCTCGCGAACGGGATCGCGAAGCTGGTGGCGACGATCGACGACGTGCGTCTGTTGCAGTCGATGGGCTACGCGGTCGATTACACGCAGGTCGACTTCCCCGCGAACATGGTCGATTACCACGACGGCGAGGAGACCGATGATCTCATCGACGGCTGGGCCGCGGATTATCCCGACATCCTTCACGTCTTTTCGCTGGGCGATTCCGTCGAGGGGCGTCCGATCCGTGTGTTGAAGATCAGCGACAACGCCGACACCGACGAGGATGAGCCGGGGTTCGTGCTTCTGGCGCGCCATCACGCGCGCGAGCCGCTCTCGTCCGAACTCGCGCTCGAAACCATCGGGCGGCTGCTGGAGAGCTACGAGACCGACCCCTATACCGAGTGGCTCGTGAACGAGCGCGAAATCTTCGTCATCCCGCGCCACAACCCGGACGGCGCGGCCTACGACGAGGCGCAGGATCTTGTGTACTGGCGCAAGAATCGCCGACAGAACGCCGGCGAGCCCGCGGAGTGCTGGGGCGTCGACACCAATCGCAACTACGGCTACCAATGGGGCCTCGACCAGGGATCGTCGGGCGACCCATGCTCCGAGGTCTATCGCGGCCCGTCGGCTTTTTCGGAGCCGGAGACGTCGCTGACGAAAGCGTTCCTCGAAGCGCACACCAACATCACCACGCTCATCTCGCTGCACACGTTCGGCAACATGATCCTGTACCCGTGGGGCTACACCGCGACGCCGATCGGCGACGCGACGGATCTGTCGATCTTTCAGGCGATGGCCGCGCGCTTCCGCGACTCCAACGGTTACACCACGGGCCCGGGCAGCAGCCTCTACCCCATCTCCGGCGACACGGTGGATTGGGCCTACGGCGCGCTCGGGCTCTTCGCGTTCACCTTCGAGGTCTCGAACACCGACTACGGGTTCTATCCCCCGGACGACATCTTCGACATCACGTACTTCCTCAACTTCCCCGCGATGGAGATGGCGGCCGGGCTCGCCGGCGATCCGTCGATGGCGCTCAACTGCGGCCTGTGGCTCTTCGAAGGCGAGTCTCTGGGAGACGCCGCCAAGGTTGTCTGGGCGCCGATCGTGGAAACGAACGGCGCGGGATACGAGGTGCTGCGCTCCGACGCCGAGGACGGCACGTACATCTCGATGACGTCGGGGCTCATCGCAACGGGAGCGGACGGCTACGAGCTTCAGGACGGCCCAGCGACCGCGGCGAATGATGCCTCCAGCGCGACCTACACCTATTGGTACAAGGTCAAGTTCACGTCGAACAACCCGTCGCTGCACCGCGAGTTCGGTCCGATCTCCGTCACCGTGGATGCCCCGTTGCCGACCGGACCCACGACCTCGACGACCACCACATCGACAACAACCACCACCGCGCCGACCACCACCACGGTCCCGACGACGACGACCACCACCACGGTTCCGTCCGATGACGACACCGACGACGATGCAGACGACGATGCGGACGACGACGACACGTGGTTTCCCGATGACGACGCCGACGACGATGATGATACGACTCCGGATACATCCGACGACGATACCGACGACATTCCGGAATCCGCGGCGGGAGAAACGAACGACAGCGGCTCGGGGTGCGGCTGCTGACGCCGCCATGAAAATCCCGCCGACGCGCGGTCGGCGGGGTTCATCGAAACTCGAGTTCGTGAATCAGTCGAACAGCGGATCGTCGTCGGGGCCCGCGTTCGGCCCCGGGCCACGGCCCTGTCCACGCTCCTGTCCCCGGCCGCGCGGCGGCGCCATTTCGCGCACCTTCGCCATCTGCTCCGCAGTCAGGATCTTCGCGATTTCCACATGATGCGTGATGACCATGTCCAGGCGCTCGGCCTGCGCGTCGGTCAGGTCCTTCGCGGCGGCGCGCAATGACGCCTCGTCGGCCTTGCCGCTCTCCATCAACTCGCGGAAGTCGTCGCGGGCGTCGCAGGTCTTGGTGGCCAGCGCCTTCATCTCCTCCCGGTGTTTGGGCAGCAGCTCCTTGAGTTTCGCGATCTGCTCGCTCGAAATGCCCGCGGCCTTGGCGGCATCGGGGTCCTGAATCAGGCGGTACAGTCCCGCGCCGGGGCCGAAGTCGCCACCGCGCGCGCCCGGCGCGCCCGGCCCGCCCTGATGTTTGCCGAATTGCCCCGCGCCGGCGGCGACGGCGAGCGAAAGCGCGGCGATGAAAACGATGAAGGTCAGCGTGCGGTTTCTCATGTCGATCTCCTTTGATGTTCGGGCCGATTGCCCGTTCGCATCTTGGACACCGGGCGAAGAGTGAGGTTAAAACGAACCGGTCGTATATGGCGGTTGACGCGTTTGGGGTGCGTCGATACGGTTTTTCGAGTCCGGAGGAAATCATGTCGGGCAAAATCGGAACCGCCCTCGTGACGGGCGCGTCGTCGGGGATCGGCCGCGAAACGGCGATGGCGCTCGCGAAACGCGGCGCGGTCGTCGGCCTCGTCGCCCGGCGGCGCGAGGAACTCGACGCCGTCGCCGCACGGATCTCGGAATCAGGCGGACGCGCGATCGTGCTCCCCGCCGACGTCACCGACTTCGACGCCATCCGCGACGCGGCGGCGAAATTCGCGGCTGAGGCGGGCGGCATCGACGTGGTTATCGCGGCGGCGGGAATCGGCGTCGCCACCCCCGCGTGGGCGTTCGACGGCGATCTCGCCCAGCGCATGATCGACGTGAACGTCACGGGGTTGATGAACAGCGTCGCGGCGGTCGTGCCGCACATGCTGGAGCGAAAGCGCGGTCGGATCGTCGGGCTCGCGAGCCTCGCGGGGTTTCGCGGTCTACCCGGCAACGCGGCCTACTGCGCGGG
The DNA window shown above is from Deltaproteobacteria bacterium and carries:
- a CDS encoding Spy/CpxP family protein refolding chaperone is translated as MRNRTLTFIVFIAALSLAVAAGAGQFGKHQGGPGAPGARGGDFGPGAGLYRLIQDPDAAKAAGISSEQIAKLKELLPKHREEMKALATKTCDARDDFRELMESGKADEASLRAAAKDLTDAQAERLDMVITHHVEIAKILTAEQMAKVREMAPPRGRGQERGQGRGPGPNAGPDDDPLFD
- a CDS encoding response regulator codes for the protein MTENARQRILVVDDEEVNREIFEAMLSPFGYDVTTARDGAEALERVADLRSDLILLDIMMPRMDGFRVLRRLKESEETRGIPVVVVTALGGTQDRVEAYNLGADDFLGKPVDQLELRARVRSLLKVKAYNDHMKAYQRELEVAVERRTRELEKALSTVKTASLDTILRLSRAAEYKDGETFTHVLRVSHYSRAIARLLGLDEATCEAILYSSPMHDIGKIGIPDHILLKPGDLTDEEEQIMRRHTMIGGKILEKSSVDLIRYAEVIARAHHERWDGSGYPVGLAGEDIPLAARITALADVFDALSTERSYKRAYEIDECVAYVRDERGRHFDPRIVDAFLDGLDIIRDIHGRYSTTRADLFDEWRQGT
- a CDS encoding zinc carboxypeptidase; this encodes MPRIFIAVFMSMAAISIASADSAPQLFHVDVHAPSRAERGEIARMGFDLEGVDLANGIAKLVATIDDVRLLQSMGYAVDYTQVDFPANMVDYHDGEETDDLIDGWAADYPDILHVFSLGDSVEGRPIRVLKISDNADTDEDEPGFVLLARHHAREPLSSELALETIGRLLESYETDPYTEWLVNEREIFVIPRHNPDGAAYDEAQDLVYWRKNRRQNAGEPAECWGVDTNRNYGYQWGLDQGSSGDPCSEVYRGPSAFSEPETSLTKAFLEAHTNITTLISLHTFGNMILYPWGYTATPIGDATDLSIFQAMAARFRDSNGYTTGPGSSLYPISGDTVDWAYGALGLFAFTFEVSNTDYGFYPPDDIFDITYFLNFPAMEMAAGLAGDPSMALNCGLWLFEGESLGDAAKVVWAPIVETNGAGYEVLRSDAEDGTYISMTSGLIATGADGYELQDGPATAANDASSATYTYWYKVKFTSNNPSLHREFGPISVTVDAPLPTGPTTSTTTTSTTTTTAPTTTTVPTTTTTTTVPSDDDTDDDADDDADDDDTWFPDDDADDDDDTTPDTSDDDTDDIPESAAGETNDSGSGCGC
- a CDS encoding response regulator translates to MTRATILVIEDNDLNMMLTTDLLEIAGYAVVQAIDAETGIEMAREKRPDLILMDLALPRIDGLTAVRLLKEDPRTRDIPVVALTAHAMLGDERKALDAGCAGYIAKPIDANRFPAKIAEYLKRGTS